In Peromyscus leucopus breed LL Stock unplaced genomic scaffold, UCI_PerLeu_2.1 scaffold_1600, whole genome shotgun sequence, a single genomic region encodes these proteins:
- the LOC114689245 gene encoding uncharacterized protein C2orf78 homolog, which yields MAENFQRAPFFGTECALQPSVPELRNAMPLAGSVCNFSRVSTPAVSAAWLLPSDSSTCCQQLMDSAYFYLPAGMTMVTALTDQGQTSASPLSYPGVLQCGPMGNIDHRGAALQDFTVTVIDQNTTFSSISRTALGDNILDPNALVLSYPTLSASFFQATPPQVPNQGYNLAPSYLEGSQVYYNEFNSLGPLMPGELGQCLQACGSVSYSGGQASALQPEMVMMPKEIQSTNVQTPFSTSAIYYPTPVQDMPDTSLQVVKMETALGLTAAGQTLCLLQSPDLCNACMQDVQKSPPVHGEWSLTAPSDSPSEFLPLPPAPILEQTENNDLDLMTDDLSTPLDAYEGIKENQDPSLLPLAHANMQQALNYTDSGNLKQKLSPDNATLGSSSLGQDEPGVLQSAMGSSMDFADMTTLVADIHLPRLFNSITDMNPFQDPTASQSKDISRDQVQKSSSNISVPVDQVRKNGQEASEMLDGSPRATIQLQDLVKGEEAVGIAGSSEGAIDNLPKNLEGRAQKATPSMPSRARAQGQDKTKRSRENNCKKTEELKQSRNRVKAEEYNTIPKNQRKRNPPELSHNSFKKPRTHLGMHMLESVQVFHPLGKKNEKKTGISSSRARPNFSSKKDPRTGPATTSLLDVPCNGRGPGKTPSNAQRTERNAYRDGRPSPSHYKLPPPGKVKLVPLAFPALDMPQARPISTKPLSLASHRAPALYPVRPHSNSAQSTTLKPSKPAPASTSLMASDKPVLPIATSATRDNITNPIQSCTGTQPAVSRPVSYRASSHPSLQRELASADKNKAPSPPKPQIQHLLQDFSHQPIPWRNVHIPGPVISQPITEEQRPEREAMKRRAQQERENAAKHTSLGKPQLFLQRQKDMDISRYFGYVM from the exons ATGGCAG AAAATTTCCAACGTGCGCCTTTCTTTGGGACAGAATGTGCTCTGCAGCCCTCTGTACCTGAGCTGAGGAATGCCATGCCCTTAGCAGGAAGTGTGTGCAACTTCTCCAGGGTCTCCACCCCAGCTGTGAGTGCAGCATGGCTCCTGCCATCAGACTCCAGCACTTGTTGCCAGCAGCTCATGGACAGTGCCTACTTCTACCTACCAGCTGGCATGACCATGGTAACTGCGCTGACTGACCAGGGCCAGACCTCTGCCTCACCACTCTCCTATCCAGGTGTTCTCCAATGTGGTCCCATGGGAAACATTGACCACAGGGGAGCTGCACTCCAGGACTTCACTGTAACTGTCATTGACCAGAATACCACATTCTCCTCCATCTCTAGGACAGCCCTGGGTGATAATATTTTAGATCCCAATGCCTTAGTCCTCTCCTATCCAACACTTTCTGCCAGCTTTTTTCAGGCCACACCACCACAGGTACCAAATCAAGGATACAACCTGGCACCTTCCTACCTGGAGGGCAGCCAGGTCTATTACAATGAATTCAACAGCCTAGGCCCTCTGATGCCTGGAGAACTCGGGCAGTGCCTGCAGGCCTGTGGCTCTGTGTCCTACTCTGGAGGTCAGGCCTCTGCCCTGCAACCAGAGATGGTGATGATGCCAAAGGAGATTCAGTCAACAAATGTCCAAACACCCTTCTCCACCTCTGCCATCTACTATCCCACACCTGTTCAAGACATGCCAGACACCAGTCTTCAAG TGGTGAAAATGGAGACAGCCCTGGGATTGACAGCTGCAGGCCAGACACTCTGTCTGCTGCAGAGTCCAGACCTCTGCAATGCCTGCATGCAGGATGTTCAGAAGTCACCACCTGTCCATGGGGAGTGGTCATTAACTGCCCCCAgcgacagtccttcagaattcctgcccttgcctcctgcTCCAATCTTGGAACAAACAGAGAATAACGACTTGGATTTGATGACAGATGATCTATCAACTCCTCTGGATGCCTATGAGGgcataaaagaaaaccaagaccCATCACTTCTCCCTTTAGCACATGCCAACATGCAGCAGGCCCTGAACTACACTGATTCAGGGAACCTAAAACAGAAGCTTTCTCCTGACAATGCCACCTtgggaagcagcagccttggtCAGGATGAGCCTGGGGTGCTGCAGAGTGCAATGGGCTCCAGCATGGACTTTGCAGACATGACTACACTGGTGGCAGATATTCACCTTCCCAGACTCTTCAACTCAATCACTGATATGAACCCATTCCAAGATCCCACAGCAAGCCAATCCAAAGACATCAGCAGGGATCAGGTCCAGAAAAGCTCCAGCAACATCAGTGTACCTGTGGACCAAGTGAGAAAGAATGGCCAGGAAGCCTCTGAGATGCTAGATGGGTCTCCTCGGGCCACAATCCAGCTCCAGGACCTGGTGAAGGGAGAAGAGGCTGTGGGCATTGCTGGGTCCAGTGAAGGGGCTATTGACAACTTGCCTAAGAACTTGGAGGGCAGAGCCCAGAAAGCCACACCCAGCATGCCCAGCAGAGCTAGGGCTCAGGGGCAAGACAAGACCAAGAGATCCAGAGAAAACAACTGCAAGAAAACAGAGGAGCTTAAGCAGTCAAGGAACAGAGTCAAGGCAGAAGAATACAATACAATACCAAAGAACCAGAGGAAGAGGAATCCACCTGAGCTCAGCCACAACAGCTTTAAAAAGCCTCGAACTCACCTCGGCATGCACATGCTAGAATCCGTGCAAGTCTTTCACCCACTGgggaagaagaatgagaagaaaactgGCATCTCTTCCTCCCGGGCTCGGCCAAACTTCAGCAGCAAAAAAGATCCCAGGACAGGCCCAGCCACCACCTCACTTCTGGATGTGCCATGTAATGGCCGAGGCCCTGGTAAAACCCCAAGCAATgctcagagaacagagagaaatgctTACAGGGACGGTCGTCCATCTCCATCCCACTATAAGCTGCCCCCACCTGGCAAGGTCAAGTTAGTACCTCTAGCTTTTCCAGCCCTGGACATGCCACAAGCAAGACCTATTTCTACAAAGCCTCTCTCCCTGGCTTCACACAGGGCCCCTGCACTGTACCCTGTGAGACCTCATTCTAACTCAGCTCAGTCTACCACACTCAAGCCATCTAAACCAGCTCCTGCCAGCACTTCTTTGATGGCCTCTGACAAGCCAGTTCTGCCTATTGCTACCAGTGCCACACGAGATAACATAACCAACCCCATCCAGTCTTGCACTGGGACTCAGCCAGCTGTCTCTAGGCCAGTATCCTACAGGGCATCATCTCACCCTTCACTACAGAGGGAGCTTGCCTCTGCTGACAAGAACAAGGCCCCATCACCTCCCAAACCTCAAATCCAACATCTGCTGCAAGACTTCAGCCACCAACCAATTCCATGGAGGAATGTCCACATTCCAGGGCCAGTCATCTCACAGCCCATCACAgaagagcagaggccagagagggaggCCATGAAGAGGCGGGCTcaacaggagagagaaaatgcCGCCAAGCACACCTCTCTGGGAAAACCGCAGCTCTTccttcagaggcagaaggatatgGATATTTCCAGATATTTTGGCTATGTCATGTAA